AAACGTATTTATCGTGCAGTAAAGCAGGAAGTCTCCGATGAAAAATTTAGTATTCCGTTAGGTAAGGCTAAAGTTGTACAGGAAGGGACAGATGTAACTTTAATTGCATTTGGCGCTATGATTCGTGAGAGTCAGAAAGCAATAGAGATGGCAAAAGATGCAGGAATTTCTGTAGAACTGATTGATCTACGTTCAATTTATCCTATAGATAGGCAAACAGTTGGTGACTCAATAAGAAAAACAGGAAGGGTTATAATAGTTGCAGAGGCTCACGAATCATTTAGTGTTGGATCAGAACTGATTGCCATTGCAAATGAAGAAGCCTTTTTATATCTGGAGGCTCCACCAAGAAGGGTTATGGGGTACGATACTGTTGTTCCTCTTGCTCAGGGAGAAAAGTATTATATCATTTCTCCGGAGAGAATTTTTTATGAAATTGAGAAAACGGTTAATTTCTGAAATATAAATCTTCTGAATATTAATAGATTGTTTGCAGAAAAAAAAGATAAAATAATATGAAGTTTACATTTAATTTTCCGGATCTGGGTGAAGGGCTTGAAGAAGGCACTATAATGGAATGGTATGTAAAGCCCGGTCAGCAGGTGAAAATGGGTGACTCAATCGTACAGATGGAAACTGACAAGGTTGTTGCTGATATTCCCTCCCCTAAAAATGGTGTAATTACTGATTTATTTGGTGAAGTAGGGGATGTTATTAAAGTGGGCAGCCCTTTAGTGATAATTCAGATTGAAGGAGAGGTTTCAGAGCAAACCACAGAAGATGAGAAAATTACCACAGAAGCCGTGTCTGAGTCTGACGATGATGCCGGCTCTGTAGTGGGAACAATAGAAGTTGCAGGAAAGAATGATATTATGGCTCCAAGTGATGAGGGTGAAAAAGATATTGAAGAAAAAACATCTGTATCACGTAAAGCATTGGCAACGCCTGTTGCAAGGGCAATGGCAAAACAGATGGGTATTGATATAAATCAGATACCAGGAAGCGGACCCTCAGGAAGGGTTAAAAAAGAGGATATTTTGAATTTTAAGTCAACAGGATTAGATATTAAACCTGAGTCTGATATCATTAAAAAACCCTTTACTCCCGATGAATCATTAAAACAAACTGCTGGGGATGTTACATATAAACCATTAACACAGATAAGGAAAACTATTGCTAAGAACATGCTTCAATCAAAGCATAATGCCGCTCATATGTCGGTTTTCGAAGAAGTAGAAATATCCGGACTGATGGAAGTCAGATCACGCTATAAGCAGAGATTTGCTGATAAAGGTGTCAAGTTAACCTATCTTCCTTTTATTGTAAAAGCTGTAGCACAAGCATTAAAACATCACCCACAGTTGAACTCACAGATTGATACTGAGAATAATAGAATGATTTATAGGAATCGTTATCATATTGGTATTGCTGTTGATGCTCCAGACGGTTTAGTGGTACCTGTTATACGTGATGCCGATAAATTGTCTATATTTCAGATTGCAAGCCAGATTGGAGAGCTGGCTAATAAAGCAAGAACCAGAAAACTGACTCTTGAAGATTTAAAAGATGGCTGCTTCAGTATTACAAGTTTTGGCTCATTTGGAGGTATCTATGCAACCCCGGTTCTAAACTATCCTCAGGCAGGTATTCTTGGAATTGGGCGTATACTAAAAACTCCCGTTGTAAAAGATGATGAAATTGTAATTGGAAATATTATGCCACTATCACTTACTGTTGATCATAGGGTAGTTGATGGGGGTGAAACCACCAGATTTATTTACAAAGTAATGGAGTATTTAACTGACCCAATCTCTTTTTTAATGGAAGAGTAAATCATGTATAATTATTAAATTAAAAGTCTAGAAGTTATTGAACTTAGCAAATTTGATATATTGTTCCCAGTCATAATCAGTAACATCATGAACACCCGTTCTTAGATGATAACTGACAACTCCTATAATTGGTGAGTCAGGTTGAGGCATTGTTGTTGTAATAAGGCCGGAAATTCCATATAAATTATAAGCAACTGATGCCTCTTTTGCTGATAAAAATTCTCCTTTAGGGTCTGCCCATAAATCATCAGTGGCACTGGCTATATACACAGGTCTTGGTGCTATCAAGGATATAAGCATATGCTGATCAACAGGTAACATGTATTCTTTCTTTGAATATTTCTTGAAGTTACCACAAAACCAATGCGGAAAAGCGGTATTAATAACCTCTATAGTTTCACCAAAGTTACGTTT
This window of the Lascolabacillus massiliensis genome carries:
- a CDS encoding dihydrolipoamide acetyltransferase family protein, with protein sequence MKFTFNFPDLGEGLEEGTIMEWYVKPGQQVKMGDSIVQMETDKVVADIPSPKNGVITDLFGEVGDVIKVGSPLVIIQIEGEVSEQTTEDEKITTEAVSESDDDAGSVVGTIEVAGKNDIMAPSDEGEKDIEEKTSVSRKALATPVARAMAKQMGIDINQIPGSGPSGRVKKEDILNFKSTGLDIKPESDIIKKPFTPDESLKQTAGDVTYKPLTQIRKTIAKNMLQSKHNAAHMSVFEEVEISGLMEVRSRYKQRFADKGVKLTYLPFIVKAVAQALKHHPQLNSQIDTENNRMIYRNRYHIGIAVDAPDGLVVPVIRDADKLSIFQIASQIGELANKARTRKLTLEDLKDGCFSITSFGSFGGIYATPVLNYPQAGILGIGRILKTPVVKDDEIVIGNIMPLSLTVDHRVVDGGETTRFIYKVMEYLTDPISFLMEE